From one Dermacentor silvarum isolate Dsil-2018 chromosome 3, BIME_Dsil_1.4, whole genome shotgun sequence genomic stretch:
- the LOC125944380 gene encoding uncharacterized protein LOC125944380, translating into MTPEKKKKIPSLPQLLGNDTDIQEFYRNCPFQEIVNVTGTLLHATVTAPFRRLQPQQTTPDIQHSPHDSVDTLPQGCMLCNNFYVKYIVLSGASMAALEASTRSQANYLWHVSRRLRIMASNIRRIPKRVTTPAEKAFQSITSPNFYGNAATQHGINHEVVARLQFQKDFGLDAVQRGIYVCKDKPWLSATPDGIIESHCAILEIKCPFTQDSKVIRSGKYDVVEKGGVHILNKNGPSGYYSQVQFTMLCTEKQLCFLYVWSPKSAVLIEVPIDPCYVTHEMPRLQRFYFCKMLPCLQGMKSEGKLDLSEYEKIEM; encoded by the exons AtgacacctgaaaaaaaaaaaaagattccatCTTTGCCACAACTCCTCGGCAATGATACTGACATCCAGGAGTTCTACAGAAACTGTCCATTCCAAGAAATTGTCAATGTTACTG GTACCCTGCTTCATGCGACTGTGACAGCTCCATTTCGACGACTTCAGCCACAGCAAACCACGCCTGACATCCAGCACAGCCCTCACGACAGTGTTGATACCTTGCCACAAGGGTGCATGCTGTGCAACAACTTCTATGTAAAGTACATAGTACTGTCAGGTGCTAGTATGGCTGCATTAGAGGCATCAACAAGAAGTCAGGCGAATTATTTGTGGCACGTCTCGAGGCGGCTACGAATAATGGCCTCGAACATTCGGAGGATTCCAAAGCGGGTAACAACTCCAGCTGAAAAAGCTTTCCAAAGTATCACAAGCCCAAACTTCTATGGTAACGCAGCCACACAGCATGGAATAAACCATGAAGTAGTAGCACGACTACAGTTTCAGAAGGATTTTGGACTTGATGCTGTTCAGCGTGGAATATACGTGTGCAAGGATAAACCATGGCTGTCCGCAACACCTGACGGAATTATAGAATCTCACTGCGCTATTCTAGAAATCAAGTGCCCATTTACACAGGACAGCAAAGTCATACGGAGTGGGAAGTATGATGTGGTAGAGAAGGGAGGGGTCCATATCTTAAATAAGAATGGCCCTAGTGGATATTATTCCCAAGTACAGTTCACTATGTTGTGCACTGAGAAGCAGCTCTGTTTTTTGTACGTATGGTCACCAAAGTCAGCAGTTCTCATAGAGGTACCAATTGACCCATGTTATGTCACACATGAAATGCCACGGCTTCAGAGGTTTTATTTCTGTAAAATGCTTCCATGTTTACAAGGAATGAAAAGCGAAGGTAAACTTGACCTGTCAGAATATGAAAAAATAGAGATGTAA